ccgagtatgtccacagcACCGTCAgatcattttattggtaaactacacggtaatgtaaaagctGTATTTTTAGTAATCCAATACGCAATAGTAAACTGATCATCATTttgttgtaatccagagaggttagaaaaaagtacctagatcctctatgagactgtggagggatccaaattgtgtatttaaaagaaaacatgaataatcagcgtacaatgacacctttgtttttaagccctggatttctaacctcttgatattattgttggatctgattttaacagctaacatttcgatggcaataataaacaGATATGtcaatagtggacaaccttgttttactccgcTAGACAGTTTAAAACTTTTTGAGACGTAGCCAttgtttactattttacacctagggttactatacataacttcaACCCATTTTAggagagattctccaaaattgaaatattccaggcatttatatataaacaccAGTCATAcattatcaaaagccttttcaaaatcagctatgaatactaggcctggtttcccagatttttcatagtgttctattgtttccagtacttctcttatattatctccaatgtatcgtccatgtaaaaaaatctgtctgattaggatgaataatatccaacaatacctttttaaattctatgcgctatgcattttgcatcacaacactgaagtgtaagaggcttCCAATTGTTTAAattgactggatctttatatttacctcttggatcctgtttcagcaataatgaaatcagaccttcttgttgagtgtctGATAATCAATTGTTtgggtaatttagcagacactcttatccagagcgacttcccGGAGCAATTGGGATCAAAGGCATTCTTACTTGCAGGTGTTGGTGAAGATCATGATCGACCAGTCGTCGTGCTCATCTTGAAACTTCTGGATCAGGTGCACTAGGTAGGCatctttcactttctctggtgtcAGGATGTACCTTTGATCCAACTCTTCTACCGTGCGGACTCTATGAGAAAAATACACTTAAAATGTAATTATGTTGAACCAATATAGCACattttgtttttaaaaaaaagaGCAAAGAGCTACTCCATTTGTTGATAATCAAGAGAAAATAACATTCATTTAACCAGTCAATGAAATTGAGAATCCTTTCCCACTCAGTTCAGCGTACAACTTACATGTCAAAATGTTTAAAATACACATGGGCACACAAATGATAAACAATTATGGAATAGAACATAAGACAGACATGCCCTGTTTTGAAGAATGAGGTTTACCTCTACATGCATATTTATGCAACTAATCATGTAATGTACCAATGTAGTGCATCATGTTGTCAGTCATGCTAAGAGCTTACTCGGACTTGCTTTCCCAGAAGAAGGGCCTGTTCATGGCGATGCCCTTGAGCTCCTGTAGTGTGTCTGTGAGGGTGGCACTGAACAGCAGCGTCTGGCGTTTGGCAGGCACCGCGGCCAGGATCACCTCCAAGTCTTTGGTAAAGTCTGTGCAGCCTTGCTCAAGCAGGCGGTCGGCCTCATCAAGGATCTACCAGAGACAATTACCATTTGGCCCGTGCATTACAATTAGCATTATGTCACAAAATAAAATGTCAAAGTCAAATTTCAAGTTACCATTAGGCTCTATGACTTGTCACATTTTGCACAAGATATTTAACAAAATTGATTTTTACTTCCTAATAGAAGGCATGCAGATGACCGTGCATCCTGACAAGTACAATGATAAATCAAGAATAAGCTATAGAAAAAATAAAAATTCAACACTAACAcgaaacccaaaccggctgcacgcgtgcgccatcgtgcatacatttattttgtcctcccacaccaaacgcgatcacgacacgcaggttaaataTCACGCGAgcagatttctacatttattttgcaacgaaCACGACCGGTGTGGTCAGCCTgtaatgggggaaaaaaacattctcAACACACAAGGTAGTTAATAATATAAAGGTAGTTCATAATAGTCTCACTGTTTTGGTTCAGTGAGACATACTCACCTAGACATCCTCAAACATAATTGCCTTTGTGGACACCAATTAATTTCTTCTCCAACAAACTCACCAGAAACTGGATCTTCTTGATGCTGAATGTGTCGGAGCTCCGAATGTGGTCTGCCAGTCTTCCTGGAGTGGCTACAACAACGTGGGGCTTCTTAGAGAGCTCCAAGGCCTGTGTAATCATATCTGTTGGGAACATCACCAGAACATTAGAACATACTGGACGACTGAATAAGAATGCAATGAGAGGCagtgttgttggtaatcaacATTACCCATTCCACCAACAATGATGCAGTCCCGCAAGCCCATTGGTTTTCCCAGGACTCTAAACTGTTCGGCAATCTGGTAAGCCAATTCCCTGCAAAAGACACAAgtttaaacattacacaacatttAACATTATATACATGCCTTTTCCAGAAGATTGTTCACAATTATCGGAAGATTCACCAACCTGGTAGGTGTGAGAACTAAACAGAAGATTCCATATGGGTCCTCAGATAATTTCTGTAGCACTGGTAGCACAAAGGCAGCTGTCTTTCCACTGCCAGTCTTGGCACAACCCATACAATCCCGACCTAGACAAGAGGGGCAAAATCATATCTCAAAAAAGTCTGTTGATAGCTAGTTAGTTTACTCTCTTGACCAGGTCGTTATTGTAGCTAGAAGTTATGTGTTCTCATTAAACTGCTACCtgggtaaataaaggttaaaccttatatttaaaaaataaacattacAAGAAATAATACATAGTTTGTTAGCAAACGTTAAGTGTTACCTTCCAGAATCGGTGGCATACAGTTTTCCTGGACTTGAGTTGGTTTACTGATCCCCATTTGTTTACATTGTTGAATCAGCCAATCTGACAGACCGAGAGAGGAAAAATCCGACATTTTGCAGTTCTCCAAAATTCCAGATTGAAAAATATAGATTATACTTAGTTTTGTGAGCCAAAATCTTCAAAATTATCCACTGAAATCCCAGAAAATCATCCTCGTGTTAGCTTACGTCTGTCGCATTTTGGTGACGTCAATATCTGCTCCTCCTATGGATGACGCAATTGATTATATTTTCAACACAGTTGCCAGCAGATATCTGTATAATGAATGACAAGATACGCATGCCTCCggcctaacaatgggagtcgttgtcccaaagccGGGAAAGCAACAAGCGACAATTTTAgatccaaaataagcccatagaaacgcactgGGTGTATTATTTTGGGCATATCTTCGCCTCTTCCTCGCTGCAGGCAGTCAATCATCATTGCAGTACAAATGTATTTTGGATCAAAATATTCCACTTCATTAACAGCAGGTATTGCCTCACAAATAACGGTGAAGTATGTCCCAGGAAACAAGTTTGCAGCAAGCAAGGATGTCATTTTAAAAAGTCCATGATCTGGAAACTCACAATCAGGAATTCagcttattttgtattatttttttacataagTTAAAAATAATGATACAAATGAATGATATGATTTACTGGTAAAACAATCATGCAAATGTATGTGTACAGAGGCTGAGGCTACTATATCATACAAATAATGTTATCATGATCTCATTGTGAGCAtaatacattttttcaatatgtCCTTGCTATAGTCATGAGGTGGGAGAAGGCATATGCATCTGGTGGACATCGGGCGTGACTGTTTGGTATAGAAAATACACTCCTACTCTAACAACTTTACTGAAGTCATTATGGCTGCGTTTACGCAAGCAGCTGATTCTGATAGGTCGGTCAAAAGACAAATTTGTGAACAAAACTATCAGGCAAAAGATAGAAGTGGGCTGGTACGTGTGTACTCAATAGAGAAATTGGTCTTTATTTCAAAGTAAACTCTCCATATTCATTGTACATTTTCCATCTCAGACTTTGCAGCCAATTGTGTTTAATGTTTTATTGTCTTCCATTGGCTAAGCATAAATGGTCTAGCAAATGGACACAGGTGAAACGTAACTGAGCTAATCAATGCACAGGCTTAAAATAGATTTGTGATAATGTGTTAAAATGTTTGTGTTGTAGAACGCAAGTTTGTTTTCAAACCTTTAATGTTACTCATTGTTGTGTAAGCATTTTGATTTAAATGGTGCACCGCCCAGCCCTTTTAAATGACTTGTCCCACTGCCAACTactcttcaaatcaaattgtatttgtcacatgcgccgaatataacaggtgtagaccttaccgtgaaatgcttacttacaagcccttaaccaacagtgcagttttaagaaaaataagtgttaactaaaaaatagataagtaaaaaataaaagtaacaaataataaagagcagcagtaaactaacaaaagcgaggctatataggaggggagggggggggggtgtaccggtacagagtcattgtgcaggggcacgggttagtcaaggtaatttaggtaatatgtacatgtaggtagagttaaagtgattaTGTATAGATAATTAACAGAGAGTACTGTAGCAGCAGCTTAAAAGGGGGTggtggggtcaatgcaaatagtctgggtagccatttgattagctgttgaggagtcttatggcttggtggtagaagctgttaagtcttttggacctagacttggcgctctgctaccgtttgccatgtggtagcagagagaacagtctatgactagtgtggctggagtctttgacaatttgtttcctctgataccgcctggtatagagttcctggatggcaggaagcttggccccagttatatactgggccgtatgcactcccctctgtagtgccttgcggtcggaggccgagcagtttcccCACCAAGCAGTGACGCAACctgtcaggatactctcgatggtgcagctgtagaattcttttgaggatctgaggatccatgccaaatctttttagtctcctgagggggaatagcctttgttgtgccctcttcacgactgtcttggtgtgtttggaccatgataggttgttgttgatgttgacaccaaggaacttgaagctctcaacctgctccactacagccccgtcgacgagaatgggggcgtgctcggtcctccttttcctgtagtccacaatcatctcctttgtcttgatcatgttgagggagaggttgttatcctggcaccacacggccaggtttctgacctcttccctataggctgtctcatcgttgtctgtgatcaggcctaccactgttgtgtcatcggcaaacttaatgatggtgttggagttatgcctggccatgcagtcatgagtgaacagggagtacaggatgggactgagcacacacccctgaggggcccccgtgttgaggatcagcgtggcagatgtgttgttacctaaacTTAGCACCTGTGGGCGGcatatcaggaagtccaggatccagttgtagagggagttgtttagtcccagggtccttagcttagtgatgagctttgagggcactatagcACTcatttctttcctttctttcctgTTGTTCTATCCTCTGTACACTGATCTAATGGCTGGATTCAAGCTTT
The Salmo salar chromosome ssa16, Ssal_v3.1, whole genome shotgun sequence DNA segment above includes these coding regions:
- the ddx49 gene encoding probable ATP-dependent RNA helicase DDX49, which gives rise to MSDFSSLGLSDWLIQQCKQMGISKPTQVQENCMPPILEGRDCMGCAKTGSGKTAAFVLPVLQKLSEDPYGIFCLVLTPTRELAYQIAEQFRVLGKPMGLRDCIIVGGMDMITQALELSKKPHVVVATPGRLADHIRSSDTFSIKKIQFLILDEADRLLEQGCTDFTKDLEVILAAVPAKRQTLLFSATLTDTLQELKGIAMNRPFFWESKSEVRTVEELDQRYILTPEKVKDAYLVHLIQKFQDEHDDWSIMIFTNTCKNCQILTMMMQKFNFPTISLHSMMKQKQRFANLAKFKSSVFKILIATDVASRGLDIPTVQVVINHNTPGLPKIYIHRVGRTARAGRHGVSITLVTQYDIHLVHSIEGQIQAKLKEYPVEEKEVLKILTQVNVARRECEIKLESTDFDEKKEINKRKQMILEGKDPDVEAKRKAELEKIRSEKRKFKERIQETIQKKQHGMQKKLMKQKHIQKKKAEKST